The Candidatus Binataceae bacterium genome includes the window AAGCAGATTCGGTGACGGCTTGCGTCGATTTCGATTTGCTCAGTGATTCCACCATGGACGATCGGAGAACGCTCGCAAGTCGATCTCGTGCGTCCACGTGGATCGGTGTTGTTGCGCCAGGTGGACATAGGTCTCCGCGATATGCGTGGGAAGCATGAGTCCATCATGTTCGTTGCCACGCGTTTCTCTCAGCTGTTGGAACTTTTCCGGCCCCAGCATTTTTCCAAAAGTGTCGGGCGCATCCACGGCGCCGTCGATCAGGATATGTACGACGTGGATTCCCTTCGATGCGAACTCCGCGTTGAGGGTCTGGCAGAGCATTCGCCGTCCTCCCATCGCAGCCGCATGCGAATGCTGACCGGCGTTTCCACGCATCGCCGCGGTCGATGAGGTCACGAGGATGGTTCCTTTGCCGCGAGCTTCCATCAGCAGGCATACGGCCGACGCGAGGCGAAACAGACCAAACGTCCCGAGACGCCAGCCTGTTTCAAAAGCCTTGAGCGACGTGTCCTTCAGTGCCCTATCGCCAATCTGGGCGCCCAAGTTGTAAACGACGACTTCGATGGGACCGATGTTGGCCTCGATGGCGGCGATCCGCTCTTCGATAGAGTTTGGCTCGACGGCATTGAGGATAAATCCTGTTGCAGAATGCCCATCGTTTTTGATCGCGTCCACCAATCGATTCAATCCTTCCAGGTCGCTACGCCGACACAGACATGCGTGATAACCCTCTTGCGCGAAGCGTCGAGCGACGTTTCCACCGATGCCCGCACCGGCGCCTATCACCAAACAAACAGGTTTCATGTTCGATCTCTCCTCGAATTAAGCGCACGCAAATTGGTTCACGTGGCTGTGACCAGGACTCTTGACACGATAGTAGGTTCCAAAATAGAAGTTAGTCAAGTGCATTCCAAAATGGAAATCATAAGTCGGCGGAGAAAAATGATGAGTAAGGTACGTTTCGAAAGGTCCGATGCTCTCGGCTTGCTCACTCTGGCAAATCCACCGCTAAATCTCTTCGACCAGGAACTAGTCGAAGACCTGCGAACGGCAGTGAATCAAGCCAAGCAGCTTCAGCTCAGAGCGCTGCTCGTGCGCGCCGATGGCAAAGTATTCTCCGGCGGCGCCGATGTCGCGACTTTCAAGGACAAGACCGCGAACGATGCGCGCGAGCGCTTCACCAGCCATCTGCGAACGATCGCTGACCTCGAAGAATTGCCGTTTCCGACGATCGCTGCAGTGCAGGGAGTATGCATGGCGGCGGGACTCGAGCTCGCACTCGCGTGCGATTTGATTTGGGCGGCGTCCTCGGCACGCTTCGGACAGGTCGAGGCTTCGATTGGAACGACCACGCTGCTGGGCGGTGTTCAACGACTGGCTGAGCGCGCGGGACCCGCTCGCGCACGCGAAATCATTTACGGGGCCGACCAATACGACGCTGCCAGCTTCGAGCGATGGAACATCGTCAATAGAGTTGTTCCGGACGAAAACCTTGAGCCGCAGACTCGAGCCTTTGCCGAGCGACTCGCCAGTGGCCCGACTCTCGCCTACGCAGCCGGCAAGAAGATCGTGCGAGCATATCTCGAGAGAGGCATCCGTGCTGCCGATGCCCTGGTTGAGGAGATCGCTCCTGCGCTGTTTGAGACGGCTGATATGCGCGCAGGCGTTGCCGCCCTGCTCGAGCATGGACTTCGCGAGTTTCGTAAGAAGGTGGTTTTCCACGGTCGTTAGAGATGATCAAATTCGCAAGTCTCGCATTCTGCTCGCCGCACTAACGATCGATAGGAGCATGAAACATTGACTCAATCCGACGTCACTCAACCCTCCGTGGAAGACGTTGCACTCATTGTTGGGGGCGGCCCCGGCATCAGCTCGAGTTGCGCCCGACTGTTTGCGAAGAACGGCATGCGTGTGGGCATCGCAGCCAGGGACCCGGACAAATCGGTACTCCAGAATCTTGAGAAGACCCACGGCGTACGCCGATACGCATGCGATGCGAGCGAACCAGCCGCCGTAGAACTGCTGTTCCAGCATGTTGTTCGAGACCTTGGGGTACCTACGCTGGTCGTGCACAATATTGACGGCCGGGTTCCCGGCATTTTTCGTAAGGGAATTACGGAAGCTGACCCAGGCGTGGCACTCGACACGCTTCGGAACTCA containing:
- a CDS encoding enoyl-CoA hydratase/isomerase family protein, with translation MSKVRFERSDALGLLTLANPPLNLFDQELVEDLRTAVNQAKQLQLRALLVRADGKVFSGGADVATFKDKTANDARERFTSHLRTIADLEELPFPTIAAVQGVCMAAGLELALACDLIWAASSARFGQVEASIGTTTLLGGVQRLAERAGPARAREIIYGADQYDAASFERWNIVNRVVPDENLEPQTRAFAERLASGPTLAYAAGKKIVRAYLERGIRAADALVEEIAPALFETADMRAGVAALLEHGLREFRKKVVFHGR
- a CDS encoding SDR family NAD(P)-dependent oxidoreductase, translating into MKPVCLVIGAGAGIGGNVARRFAQEGYHACLCRRSDLEGLNRLVDAIKNDGHSATGFILNAVEPNSIEERIAAIEANIGPIEVVVYNLGAQIGDRALKDTSLKAFETGWRLGTFGLFRLASAVCLLMEARGKGTILVTSSTAAMRGNAGQHSHAAAMGGRRMLCQTLNAEFASKGIHVVHILIDGAVDAPDTFGKMLGPEKFQQLRETRGNEHDGLMLPTHIAETYVHLAQQHRSTWTHEIDLRAFSDRPWWNH